The Streptomyces camelliae genome window below encodes:
- a CDS encoding TetR/AcrR family transcriptional regulator, translating into MAVGKSTGLDSAIPYAPPPPRPLRADARRNRDQILAAALETFAVEGHSVSLDEIARRAGVGPGTVHRHFPTKEVLFEAVIITRIQRLTQKARALTGLADPVGVLFGFLFDVLEEGRVKKDLVDALIGAGVDVGEVTGPAALGLNEALGELLTRAQEAGVREDVTVADLMAVMASTLIAAQRTGDAQLPGRMLAVYCDGLRGEGSLTAERWMRAGGGPARGE; encoded by the coding sequence ATGGCAGTCGGGAAGTCGACGGGGCTGGACTCCGCCATCCCTTACGCGCCGCCCCCCCCACGGCCGCTGCGCGCCGATGCCCGCCGCAATCGCGACCAGATCCTCGCCGCCGCGCTGGAGACCTTCGCGGTGGAAGGGCACTCGGTCTCACTGGACGAGATCGCGCGCCGCGCCGGCGTCGGGCCGGGCACCGTGCACCGGCACTTCCCCACCAAGGAGGTGCTGTTCGAGGCCGTGATCATCACCCGGATCCAGCGGCTGACCCAGAAGGCCCGCGCGCTGACCGGCCTGGCGGATCCCGTAGGGGTGCTGTTCGGCTTCCTCTTCGACGTCCTGGAGGAGGGCCGCGTCAAGAAGGACCTGGTCGACGCGCTGATCGGGGCGGGGGTCGACGTCGGCGAGGTCACGGGCCCAGCCGCCCTCGGCCTGAACGAGGCGCTCGGCGAGCTGCTCACGCGAGCTCAGGAGGCCGGTGTCCGCGAGGACGTGACCGTCGCCGATCTCATGGCCGTCATGGCGAGCACCCTGATCGCGGCGCAGCGCACAGGTGACGCGCAGCTTCCCGGCAGGATGCTCGCGGTCTACTGCGACGGTCTGCGTGGTGAGGGCAGTTTGACGGCCGAGCGGTGGATGCGGGCCGGTGGCGGCCCGGCACGGGGGGAGTGA
- a CDS encoding MDR family MFS transporter, translating into MSTSAAPSPNSGLRRVLPGLMLALLLSMLDAMIVTTALPTIAGDLGGFNRLSWVITAYILTSTVSTPLWGRMSDFFSRKQLLLASILIFTIGSVLCGVAQSMGALIAFRAFQGIGAGGLMVGVMAVIGVMAPPKERGKYQSYIAALSAVATVGGPLLGGALTDHASWRWAFYLNVPIAAVAVWFVAARLNLPHNRGTGRIDYLGAALLSVASTAVVLFTTWGGNQYAWGSPTILGLIALAVVAVIATVVVERRAAQPILPPHLFRSRNFVASLVLGFLVGIALYGTITYLPVYQQSVQHLSATSSGLLLLPVLGGMLVASMYSGRLMSESSRHRLILLAGGAFLSVGSFLLSLLDVNTSRVVASVYMVVFGIGLGLLFQNVMVITQNSVELKDMGVASGTLTFFRSVGGSFGTALFAAVFTSRLTDSLGSKLSPAELSAVHNNGGRAGSSAIESLSQSARTAYVDAVAGGTQSMFRWALPFFVVAFLVALFLRDKSKQAQAAQAPAAAKPQQAGSAS; encoded by the coding sequence GTGTCAACTTCAGCGGCGCCAAGCCCCAACTCCGGCCTCCGCAGAGTGCTGCCCGGGCTGATGCTCGCGCTCCTGCTCTCCATGCTCGACGCGATGATCGTCACCACCGCTCTGCCGACCATCGCGGGTGACCTCGGCGGATTCAACCGCCTTTCCTGGGTCATCACCGCATACATCCTGACCTCCACCGTCTCCACCCCGCTGTGGGGCCGGATGAGCGACTTCTTCAGCCGCAAGCAGCTGCTCCTGGCCTCGATCCTGATCTTCACGATCGGTTCCGTACTCTGCGGTGTCGCCCAGTCCATGGGGGCGCTGATCGCCTTCCGTGCTTTCCAGGGCATCGGCGCGGGCGGACTGATGGTGGGCGTGATGGCGGTGATCGGCGTCATGGCTCCCCCGAAGGAGCGCGGCAAGTACCAGAGCTACATCGCCGCCCTCAGCGCGGTCGCCACCGTCGGTGGTCCGCTGCTCGGCGGCGCGCTCACCGACCACGCCTCCTGGCGCTGGGCGTTCTACCTCAACGTGCCGATCGCCGCCGTCGCCGTCTGGTTCGTGGCGGCCCGGCTCAATCTGCCGCACAACCGGGGCACCGGCCGCATCGACTACCTCGGTGCCGCCCTCCTCTCCGTGGCCAGCACCGCCGTGGTCCTGTTCACCACGTGGGGCGGCAACCAGTACGCGTGGGGCTCGCCCACCATCCTCGGTCTGATCGCGCTGGCGGTGGTCGCTGTCATCGCCACCGTGGTGGTCGAGCGCCGGGCCGCCCAACCGATCCTGCCGCCGCACCTGTTCCGCTCCCGCAACTTCGTGGCCAGCCTGGTACTCGGCTTCCTCGTCGGCATCGCCCTCTACGGCACCATCACCTACCTGCCGGTCTACCAGCAGAGCGTGCAGCATCTGTCCGCGACCAGCAGCGGTCTGCTGCTGCTCCCGGTGCTCGGCGGCATGCTGGTCGCCTCGATGTACAGCGGCCGGCTGATGAGCGAGTCCAGCCGCCACCGGCTGATCCTCCTGGCCGGCGGGGCGTTCCTGAGCGTCGGCTCGTTCCTGCTGTCCCTGCTGGACGTGAACACCTCCCGGGTCGTCGCCTCGGTCTACATGGTGGTCTTCGGTATCGGCCTGGGCCTGCTGTTCCAGAACGTCATGGTCATCACCCAGAACAGCGTCGAGCTGAAGGACATGGGCGTGGCCAGCGGCACACTGACGTTCTTCCGCTCCGTCGGTGGCTCGTTCGGTACGGCGCTCTTCGCGGCCGTGTTCACCAGCCGGCTCACCGACTCCCTCGGCTCCAAGCTCTCCCCCGCCGAGCTGAGCGCCGTGCACAACAACGGCGGTCGTGCGGGTTCGAGCGCGATCGAGTCGCTGTCCCAGTCGGCCCGCACCGCATACGTGGACGCCGTGGCCGGCGGCACCCAGAGCATGTTCCGCTGGGCGCTGCCGTTCTTCGTGGTCGCCTTCCTGGTGGCGCTGTTCCTGCGGGACAAGAGCAAGCAGGCGCAGGCGGCACAGGCTCCCGCAGCCGCCAAGCCCCAGCAGGCCGGTTCCGCGAGCTGA
- a CDS encoding AfsR/SARP family transcriptional regulator, with protein sequence MRYQVLGPLQVIDRGVVRQISAPKMENVLATLLARGNQVVSVPQLTLEIWGENPPRRATSAIHVYISQLRKLLCGATSDDCPRPVGPIVTSTSGYLLQVKPDDLDCRVFQRLVQRGRAELTARRFTAASATLSGALDLWRGSAFGRLGNGPIVTGFSDWLEELRLECIEMQTEAELALGHHRELVGRLYRLISEYSLHEVFYAQLMRALFASDRRADALAVYAQAADVLRSELGLEPGLRLRELQRVVLIADSRHRVALAPAV encoded by the coding sequence ATGAGGTACCAGGTACTGGGGCCGCTCCAGGTCATCGACCGCGGCGTCGTCCGCCAGATCAGCGCACCCAAGATGGAGAACGTGCTCGCGACCCTGCTGGCTCGTGGCAACCAGGTTGTCTCGGTGCCGCAGCTCACGCTGGAGATATGGGGCGAGAATCCGCCCCGGCGGGCCACCTCGGCGATCCACGTCTACATATCCCAGCTGCGTAAGCTGCTGTGCGGAGCCACCTCGGACGACTGCCCGCGCCCGGTCGGCCCGATCGTCACCTCGACATCGGGCTACCTGCTCCAGGTGAAGCCGGACGACCTGGACTGCCGGGTCTTCCAGCGGCTGGTGCAGCGCGGGCGCGCCGAACTCACCGCACGCCGCTTCACCGCGGCCAGTGCGACCCTGTCCGGCGCGCTCGACCTGTGGCGCGGCTCGGCGTTCGGCCGGCTCGGCAACGGGCCCATCGTCACCGGGTTCAGCGACTGGCTGGAAGAGCTGCGTCTGGAGTGCATCGAGATGCAGACCGAGGCCGAACTGGCTCTCGGCCACCACCGCGAGCTGGTGGGCCGGCTGTACCGGCTGATCTCGGAGTACTCGCTGCACGAGGTCTTCTACGCGCAGCTGATGCGTGCGCTGTTCGCCTCCGACCGGCGGGCCGACGCGCTGGCCGTGTACGCGCAGGCCGCGGACGTGCTGCGCAGTGAGCTGGGCCTGGAACCGGGTCTGCGGCTGCGCGAGTTGCAGCGCGTGGTGCTGATCGCGGACAGCCGGCACCGCGTGGCGCTGGCACCGGCGGTCTGA
- a CDS encoding non-ribosomal peptide synthetase — MQPLGTGASTEVRGLDRSEAAGRKEEALWLLERLAPHSAANNLSVAFRADGGLQESPLQEALTLLVRRHEVLRTVYRASGAHLTRSVLDPSAVSLVPRVLTTRPEDLDTDLTAFVAERFPLDGSLLLRAAVLRGADGDVFCLAVHHLVFDTLSGVPLLSELAEAYDALVGRGEPPPALLEPVPVLVEPEPTEESLDFWRKQLADYDLGALDLWCGVPDAAEPTLVGDRVLYDLSEAARAAVKRLQRELRAPETAVLLAAYQLLLAAHGAGLDLAVGSPVDVRPREAADAIGYHVNVLPLRARVTPEQTVRAFVRSTRDVFFDALAHADVPVDHLTPLVPRGGSGWRNMLFRHLFNYVPGSVLPRFTIGSLQAEPLVVENGFSKFDLEFFVVAAPDRLRVRAVYCTDLLTRQDVELLLERYDALLVQLAEDAERPIGALRVWADRDREVIAAANRTQAEVGSESVLSAFTAGLLARPDAPAMHTADGATSYRQLWHAALTVREQLTEAGVRTGDVVAVAAQRGPELAAAVLGSWLADAAYLPLDPEHPEQRIAYQLADSGARAVLAGPGVQLPGAGDRTVLTLAPAGDAPARPLPAEPVAADPAAAAYLIYTSGSTGRPKGTVVGHRALANLVAHFGTELDAGPDTTVVWLTTFSFDISGLELYVPLAYGGSVVAAPDAARTDGGVLRELIERHDADVVQATPTTWRLVLEEAGPSLRGRRVLCGGEAAPQPLVKRLLATGCTLHHVYGPTETTIWSTSGILRPGDPEPAGIGRPIANTRVMVLAPDGTELPIGVRGELCIGGDGVAHGYHGRPELTAERFVDDPQRGRYYRTGDLARWRADGTLELLGRADRQIKLRGNRIEPGEIEAVLLAHPSVRGVAVTLVGDPDTDAALVAFVEPAGAESAGATGDLVERLWEHARAELPRALVPQEFLVLDALPTTLNDKVDYPALTELARARRAEAASQGPADDTADALVRDLIGLWQRVLNRQDITADTNFFSHGGHSLLGALVVQEAEALLGVRVALSELFENPTPSRLAGHLRAAGGDQTEGRRESE; from the coding sequence ATGCAACCGTTGGGAACAGGGGCATCCACCGAGGTTCGCGGCCTGGACAGATCCGAGGCCGCCGGCCGTAAGGAGGAAGCCCTCTGGCTGCTGGAGCGACTGGCCCCGCACAGCGCGGCCAACAACCTGTCGGTCGCCTTCCGGGCGGACGGCGGGCTCCAGGAGTCCCCGCTGCAGGAGGCCCTCACCCTCCTGGTGCGCAGACATGAGGTGCTTCGCACCGTCTACCGGGCCTCCGGGGCCCACCTCACCCGGTCCGTCCTCGACCCCTCTGCCGTCAGCCTCGTCCCGCGCGTGCTCACCACGCGCCCGGAGGACCTCGACACCGACCTGACAGCCTTCGTCGCCGAGCGCTTCCCGCTCGACGGCAGCCTGCTGCTGCGCGCCGCCGTCTTACGCGGTGCCGACGGTGACGTGTTCTGCCTGGCCGTTCATCACCTGGTGTTCGACACCCTCTCGGGTGTCCCCCTCCTGTCCGAACTGGCCGAGGCCTACGACGCGCTGGTGGGCCGCGGTGAACCACCGCCGGCCCTGCTGGAGCCGGTGCCGGTCCTGGTCGAGCCCGAGCCGACCGAGGAGAGCCTGGACTTCTGGCGCAAGCAGCTCGCCGACTACGACCTCGGCGCCCTCGACCTGTGGTGCGGGGTGCCGGACGCCGCTGAACCGACCCTGGTCGGCGACCGGGTGCTCTACGACCTGTCCGAGGCCGCCCGGGCGGCGGTGAAGCGACTCCAGCGCGAGCTGCGGGCCCCGGAGACGGCCGTCCTGCTCGCCGCCTACCAGCTGCTGCTGGCCGCACACGGCGCCGGACTCGACCTGGCGGTCGGTTCGCCCGTGGACGTACGCCCGCGTGAGGCGGCGGACGCGATCGGCTATCACGTGAACGTGCTGCCCCTGCGGGCCCGCGTGACACCCGAGCAGACGGTCCGCGCCTTCGTCCGCAGCACCCGTGACGTCTTCTTCGATGCCCTGGCGCACGCCGACGTCCCGGTCGACCACCTGACCCCGCTGGTGCCGCGCGGCGGCTCCGGCTGGCGGAACATGCTGTTCCGGCACCTGTTCAACTATGTGCCCGGCAGCGTCCTGCCCCGGTTCACCATCGGCTCACTGCAGGCTGAACCGCTGGTGGTGGAGAACGGCTTCAGCAAGTTCGACCTGGAGTTCTTCGTGGTCGCCGCACCGGACCGGCTGCGCGTCCGGGCGGTCTACTGCACCGATCTGCTGACCCGTCAGGACGTCGAACTGCTCCTGGAGCGCTACGACGCCCTGCTGGTCCAGCTGGCCGAGGATGCCGAGCGGCCGATCGGCGCGTTGCGGGTGTGGGCCGACCGGGACCGCGAGGTGATCGCGGCAGCCAACCGGACCCAGGCGGAGGTGGGTTCGGAATCGGTCCTCTCGGCGTTCACCGCCGGGCTCCTGGCCCGCCCGGACGCCCCGGCGATGCACACGGCGGACGGCGCCACCAGCTACCGGCAGCTGTGGCACGCGGCGCTCACCGTACGGGAGCAGCTGACCGAGGCCGGGGTGCGCACCGGCGACGTGGTCGCCGTCGCCGCCCAGCGCGGCCCCGAACTGGCCGCGGCCGTCCTCGGGAGCTGGCTGGCCGATGCCGCCTACCTGCCGCTCGACCCCGAGCATCCCGAGCAGCGGATCGCCTACCAGCTCGCCGACTCCGGCGCCCGCGCCGTCCTCGCCGGGCCGGGAGTCCAACTGCCGGGCGCGGGCGACCGGACGGTACTGACCCTGGCTCCCGCCGGTGATGCGCCGGCCCGGCCGCTGCCCGCCGAGCCCGTGGCGGCCGACCCCGCCGCAGCCGCGTATCTCATCTACACGTCGGGCTCGACCGGTCGGCCCAAGGGCACCGTCGTCGGCCACCGCGCACTGGCCAACCTCGTCGCACACTTCGGGACCGAGCTGGACGCGGGCCCGGACACCACCGTGGTCTGGCTGACGACCTTCTCCTTCGACATCTCCGGGCTGGAGCTGTACGTCCCGCTCGCGTACGGCGGCAGTGTCGTGGCCGCCCCGGACGCGGCCCGCACCGACGGCGGTGTCCTGCGTGAGCTGATCGAACGGCACGACGCGGACGTCGTCCAGGCCACTCCCACCACCTGGCGGTTGGTGCTGGAGGAGGCTGGGCCCTCCCTGCGTGGCCGGCGCGTCCTGTGCGGCGGCGAGGCGGCGCCACAGCCGCTGGTGAAGCGGCTGCTGGCCACCGGCTGCACCCTGCACCACGTCTACGGCCCCACCGAGACGACGATCTGGTCCACCTCGGGGATCCTTCGACCGGGCGACCCCGAGCCCGCCGGGATCGGTCGGCCCATCGCCAACACCCGGGTCATGGTGCTCGCACCGGACGGCACCGAACTGCCGATCGGTGTGCGCGGTGAGTTGTGCATCGGCGGCGACGGCGTCGCCCACGGCTACCACGGCAGGCCCGAGCTGACCGCCGAACGGTTCGTGGACGACCCCCAGCGGGGCCGCTACTACCGGACCGGGGACCTGGCCCGCTGGCGGGCCGACGGCACCCTCGAACTGCTCGGCCGGGCCGACCGCCAGATCAAGCTGCGCGGCAACCGGATCGAGCCGGGCGAGATCGAGGCCGTACTGCTCGCACACCCCTCGGTCCGTGGCGTGGCGGTCACGCTGGTCGGCGATCCCGACACCGACGCGGCCCTGGTCGCCTTCGTCGAACCGGCCGGCGCCGAATCCGCCGGTGCGACGGGGGACCTGGTGGAGCGGCTCTGGGAGCACGCCCGGGCCGAGCTGCCGCGCGCCCTGGTACCGCAGGAGTTCCTGGTCCTGGACGCGCTGCCGACCACCCTCAACGACAAGGTGGACTACCCGGCGCTGACGGAGCTGGCCCGCGCGCGGCGCGCCGAGGCCGCGTCCCAGGGGCCGGCGGACGACACCGCGGACGCGTTGGTGCGGGACCTGATCGGGCTGTGGCAGCGCGTGCTGAACCGCCAGGACATCACCGCGGACACCAACTTCTTCTCCCACGGTGGTCATTCACTGCTCGGAGCGCTGGTGGTGCAGGAGGCCGAGGCCCTCCTCGGGGTGCGGGTGGCACTGTCCGAACTGTTCGAGAATCCGACGCCGTCACGGCTGGCCGGACATCTGCGCGCGGCCGGAGGGGACCAGACAGAGGGAAGGCGGGAGAGCGAATGA
- a CDS encoding MFS transporter, translating into MSEPSLLSQNTGTEDTATPVRHPGVTLAVIISCQLMIVVATTVVNIALPGIREDLGFSPTDLSWVVNAYMLTFGGLLLLGGRCGDLLGRRAVFLTGIAIFTACSLLAALAPTAPVLLAALVGQGLGAALAEPTSLAMLATTFAEGPQRNRALGAFSTVAGAGTAVGMILGGLLSLASWRWTLFLNVPIGIAVLLVTPRFVAESERRPGRFDLAGALTSTAGMAALVNAFIQAQSHGWTDRATLLSGGAAVLLLAIFVVVELRAEQPVVPLRLLARRERAAAYADTLLVGATVSGLFFFLTQFLQTVLGYSGLRAGSAFLPLAVLMVVSAVAAPRLLARLGARPLLVAGAAVLGAGTFWFSRITEQTGYASGLAVPLVLVGLGLGLTIMPLNSIILAGVSRGEAGAASGLQQAMLRVGASLGLALLVTAGGGGSGAHPHRVPPPGAGHRALVHSIETGFTVATGFVLCALVLGLLAFRNGPTSPARNAN; encoded by the coding sequence ATGAGCGAGCCCTCGCTGCTGTCCCAGAACACCGGTACGGAGGACACCGCGACTCCGGTACGGCATCCCGGTGTCACCCTCGCGGTGATCATCAGCTGCCAGCTGATGATCGTCGTCGCGACGACCGTGGTGAACATCGCGCTTCCCGGCATCCGGGAGGACCTCGGCTTCTCGCCGACCGACCTGTCCTGGGTCGTCAACGCCTACATGCTGACCTTCGGCGGCCTGCTCCTGCTCGGCGGCCGGTGCGGTGACCTGCTCGGCCGCCGGGCGGTCTTCCTGACCGGCATCGCGATCTTCACCGCCTGCTCGCTGCTGGCCGCGCTCGCGCCGACGGCGCCGGTGCTGCTGGCGGCCCTGGTGGGCCAGGGGCTCGGCGCCGCGCTCGCCGAGCCGACCTCGCTGGCGATGCTGGCCACCACCTTCGCGGAGGGCCCGCAGCGCAACCGCGCGCTCGGCGCGTTCTCCACCGTGGCCGGCGCGGGCACCGCTGTGGGGATGATCCTGGGCGGCCTGCTCTCCCTGGCCTCCTGGCGCTGGACCCTCTTCCTCAACGTGCCGATCGGCATCGCCGTCCTGCTGGTCACCCCGAGGTTCGTCGCGGAGTCCGAACGCCGGCCCGGCCGGTTCGACCTCGCGGGCGCTCTGACCTCCACGGCCGGCATGGCGGCGTTGGTGAACGCCTTCATCCAGGCGCAGAGCCACGGTTGGACCGACCGGGCCACGCTGCTGTCGGGAGGAGCGGCCGTACTGCTGCTGGCGATCTTCGTGGTGGTCGAGTTGAGGGCCGAGCAGCCGGTGGTGCCGCTGCGCCTGCTCGCCCGGCGCGAGCGCGCGGCCGCCTATGCGGACACCCTGCTGGTCGGCGCCACCGTCTCCGGACTGTTCTTCTTCCTCACCCAGTTCCTGCAGACGGTGCTGGGCTACAGCGGGCTGCGGGCCGGCTCCGCCTTCCTGCCCCTGGCCGTGCTCATGGTGGTCTCCGCGGTCGCCGCGCCGCGCCTGCTGGCCCGGCTGGGTGCCCGGCCGCTGCTGGTCGCCGGCGCGGCGGTGCTCGGCGCCGGGACGTTCTGGTTCTCCCGCATCACCGAGCAGACCGGCTACGCGAGCGGGCTGGCCGTTCCGCTGGTCCTGGTCGGACTCGGGCTGGGGCTGACCATCATGCCGCTCAACTCCATCATTCTGGCCGGGGTGTCCCGCGGCGAGGCCGGTGCCGCCTCCGGGCTTCAGCAGGCCATGCTCCGGGTGGGTGCCTCGCTGGGCCTGGCATTGCTCGTCACGGCGGGCGGGGGCGGCTCGGGAGCCCATCCCCATCGCGTGCCCCCGCCCGGTGCGGGTCACCGCGCACTCGTGCACAGCATTGAGACGGGATTCACGGTCGCCACAGGTTTCGTTCTCTGTGCACTGGTTCTCGGGCTGCTCGCATTTCGGAACGGACCGACCAGCCCCGCTCGAAACGCCAACTGA
- a CDS encoding ferredoxin, with the protein MSERIGIRVDAEVCQGHALCHAMAPEVYEIDENTGFNGMGEFEVPERLRGPAGRGAAACPERAITLLSEAVER; encoded by the coding sequence ATGAGCGAGCGGATCGGCATCCGGGTCGACGCCGAGGTCTGTCAGGGGCACGCCCTGTGCCACGCCATGGCGCCCGAGGTCTACGAGATCGACGAGAACACCGGTTTCAACGGCATGGGGGAGTTCGAGGTGCCCGAGCGGCTGCGCGGTCCGGCCGGGCGTGGTGCCGCGGCCTGCCCCGAACGTGCCATCACCCTGCTGTCCGAGGCGGTGGAGCGATGA
- a CDS encoding cytochrome P450 — protein MNQTAAQQGCPVAPGTPEEQIRRWSTYQPWLQADPVGAWHELREHGPVLRSEEFGGYWILTRYADIEWAARNPDLFSSADIGIPNRQIYKDKLIPIQLDGEDHRKWRQALSALFNPAVVNHITPQIREAAVDAVEPIAARGSCEFVEDFAVRLPAETFLINFGIDRSHLPELLDHKNWLRREGLPNARNDEELHAAGRPLWEFFSAAVDARRAEGIEGRRDVISSLLRAEHEGRPLTQDEIVNIILMTMFASLDTSNSLLSMVFRHLAEHPGTQRTVVEEPHRLPAMVEELIRHEAMVSTARVVTRDVELHDVKLRAGDRVLMSWGMAGLDPEVFESADEVDFDRQSVRHLAFGIGPHRCLGMHLARRIVKVALEEWHARIPEYHITPGTEPVSRYSPIRGLDRLDLTVGAAR, from the coding sequence ATGAACCAGACGGCGGCGCAGCAGGGGTGCCCGGTGGCACCGGGCACCCCTGAGGAGCAGATACGGAGATGGAGCACCTACCAACCGTGGCTCCAGGCCGACCCGGTCGGCGCGTGGCACGAGCTCCGGGAGCACGGACCGGTGCTGCGCTCCGAGGAGTTCGGCGGCTACTGGATCCTCACCCGGTACGCCGACATCGAGTGGGCGGCCCGCAATCCCGACCTCTTCTCCAGCGCCGACATCGGAATACCCAACCGCCAGATATACAAGGACAAGCTCATCCCGATCCAGCTCGACGGGGAGGACCACCGCAAGTGGCGGCAGGCCCTTTCGGCCCTGTTCAACCCCGCCGTGGTCAACCACATCACCCCGCAGATCCGCGAGGCGGCCGTGGATGCCGTCGAGCCCATCGCCGCCCGCGGCTCCTGCGAGTTCGTCGAGGACTTCGCGGTCCGGCTGCCCGCCGAGACCTTCCTGATCAACTTCGGCATCGACCGCTCCCACCTGCCGGAACTCCTCGACCACAAGAACTGGTTGCGCCGCGAGGGCCTGCCCAACGCCAGGAACGACGAGGAACTGCACGCGGCCGGCCGGCCGCTGTGGGAGTTCTTCAGCGCCGCCGTCGACGCGCGCCGCGCCGAGGGCATCGAGGGCCGGCGTGATGTCATCAGCTCACTGCTGCGCGCCGAGCACGAGGGCCGGCCGCTGACCCAGGACGAGATCGTCAACATCATCCTGATGACGATGTTCGCCAGCCTGGACACCTCCAACTCGTTGCTCAGCATGGTCTTCCGGCACCTCGCCGAGCACCCCGGGACCCAGCGCACGGTCGTCGAGGAACCGCACCGCCTCCCGGCCATGGTCGAGGAACTGATCCGCCACGAGGCGATGGTCTCCACCGCCCGTGTGGTCACCCGGGACGTCGAACTGCACGACGTCAAGCTCCGTGCGGGCGACCGGGTCCTGATGTCCTGGGGCATGGCGGGACTCGACCCCGAGGTCTTCGAGAGTGCCGACGAGGTCGACTTCGACCGGCAGTCGGTGCGCCACCTCGCCTTCGGGATCGGCCCGCACCGCTGCCTCGGCATGCATCTCGCCCGCCGGATCGTCAAGGTCGCGCTGGAGGAGTGGCACGCCAGGATCCCTGAGTACCACATCACCCCCGGCACCGAGCCGGTCTCCCGCTACTCGCCGATTCGCGGTCTGGACCGCCTGGACCTCACCGTGGGGGCGGCCCGATGA